The proteins below are encoded in one region of Phycisphaerales bacterium AB-hyl4:
- the dnaK gene encoding molecular chaperone DnaK, with product MAKTIGIDLGTTNSVVAVMEAGQPKVLINASGNRVTPSIVAFTDKDERLVGQPAKHQQVTNPKNTVFSIKRFMGRRHKEVHAEEKNVPYEVTGGEEELVRVKVRNKDYTPQEVSAMILGDLKKTAEEYLGDKVDKAVITVPAYFNDSQRQATKEAGEIAGLKVERIINEPTAAALAYGLDKKANEKVAVFDLGGGTFDISILDIGDGVFEVLSTNGDGHLGGDDWDQRLIDYLADEFKKQEGIDLRKDAMALQRLKEAAEKAKMELSTAQETSVNLPFITATQEGPKHLQISLTRAKFEQVCSELFDRIREPVTKAMTDAGLKAGDIDEVVLVGGSTRMPKVQAIVKELFGKEPNKSINPDEVVAIGAAIQGGVLEGDVKDVLLLDVTPLSLGIETLGGVMTKLIERNTTIPTEKSEVFSTAADNQSEVTIHVLQGERDMAEGNRTLGRFNLAGIAPAPRGMPQIEVKFKIDANGILNVSATDKATNKEQSIEIKGSTGLSEEEVERMKKDAEAHADEDKQKRELIDTRNQAENLVYQIRKQLEEHGEKVDADVRGRIESALSSVEDKVKGDDVDAIKKALEELNKEAQELGKAVYEKSGQQPGAEGEQPSEGDAGKKPDEDVIDAEYEVKD from the coding sequence ATGGCCAAAACCATCGGCATCGATCTGGGCACCACCAACTCCGTGGTCGCCGTCATGGAAGCGGGTCAGCCCAAAGTGCTGATCAACGCCTCCGGCAACCGCGTCACCCCGTCCATCGTCGCCTTCACCGACAAGGACGAACGCCTCGTCGGCCAGCCGGCGAAGCATCAGCAGGTGACCAACCCCAAGAACACCGTCTTCTCCATCAAACGCTTCATGGGCCGACGCCACAAGGAAGTCCACGCCGAGGAGAAGAACGTCCCCTACGAAGTCACCGGCGGTGAAGAGGAACTCGTGCGCGTCAAGGTCCGCAACAAGGACTACACGCCCCAGGAAGTCAGCGCCATGATCCTCGGCGACCTCAAGAAAACCGCCGAAGAATACCTCGGCGACAAGGTCGACAAGGCTGTCATCACCGTGCCCGCCTACTTCAACGACTCCCAACGCCAAGCCACCAAGGAAGCCGGCGAAATCGCGGGCCTCAAGGTCGAACGCATCATCAACGAGCCCACCGCGGCAGCGCTCGCCTACGGCCTGGACAAAAAGGCCAACGAAAAAGTCGCCGTGTTCGACCTCGGCGGCGGTACGTTCGATATCTCCATCCTCGACATCGGCGACGGCGTGTTCGAAGTGCTCTCGACCAACGGCGACGGACACCTCGGCGGCGACGACTGGGACCAGCGCCTCATCGACTACCTCGCGGACGAATTCAAAAAGCAGGAAGGCATCGACCTCCGCAAGGACGCCATGGCGTTGCAGCGACTTAAGGAAGCCGCTGAAAAAGCCAAGATGGAGCTGTCCACCGCGCAGGAAACCAGCGTCAACCTGCCGTTCATCACCGCAACGCAGGAAGGCCCGAAGCACCTGCAGATCAGCCTCACCCGCGCGAAGTTCGAGCAGGTCTGCTCCGAGTTGTTCGACCGCATCCGCGAGCCGGTGACCAAGGCCATGACCGACGCCGGCCTCAAGGCAGGCGATATCGACGAAGTCGTGCTCGTCGGCGGCTCGACGCGCATGCCCAAGGTGCAGGCCATCGTCAAAGAGCTGTTCGGCAAAGAACCGAACAAGAGCATCAACCCCGACGAAGTGGTCGCCATCGGTGCTGCCATCCAGGGCGGCGTCCTCGAAGGCGACGTCAAAGACGTGCTGCTGCTCGACGTCACCCCGCTGAGCCTCGGCATCGAAACGCTCGGCGGCGTGATGACCAAGCTCATCGAACGCAACACCACCATCCCCACCGAGAAAAGCGAAGTCTTCTCCACCGCGGCGGACAACCAGTCCGAGGTGACCATCCACGTGCTCCAGGGCGAGCGCGACATGGCGGAAGGCAATCGCACGCTCGGCCGATTCAACCTCGCCGGCATCGCCCCCGCCCCGCGCGGCATGCCGCAGATTGAAGTGAAGTTCAAGATCGACGCGAACGGCATCCTCAACGTCTCCGCCACCGACAAGGCGACCAACAAGGAGCAGTCGATCGAAATCAAAGGCTCGACCGGCCTCAGCGAAGAAGAGGTCGAGCGGATGAAGAAAGACGCCGAGGCCCACGCCGACGAAGACAAGCAGAAGCGCGAACTGATCGACACCCGCAACCAGGCGGAGAACCTCGTCTATCAGATCCGCAAGCAGCTTGAAGAGCACGGCGAGAAGGTTGACGCCGACGTCCGCGGCCGTATCGAGTCCGCCCTGTCCAGCGTCGAAGACAAGGTCAAGGGCGACGACGTCGACGCCATCAAGAAAGCCCTCGAAGAGCTCAACAAGGAAGCCCAGGAACTCGGCAAAGCCGTCTACGAAAAGTCCGGCCAGCAGCCCGGCGCTGAAGGTGAGCAACCCAGCGAAGGCGACGCCGGCAAGAAGCCCGACGAAGACGTCATCGACGCCGAGTACGAAGTCAAAGACTGA
- a CDS encoding IclR family transcriptional regulator, producing the protein MSNGTLQSLDRGLLVLELLSQAENGLSLQELCDRLTMKPPTMHNLLRTLATRGYVDKTRRPVRYRLGSGPQALVQRQSRRGLLRRVEAMLPRLVQALPMVDQVQYAEAVGGEVLTVLRVDRVQPERMQRPHSTLSAYGSASGLVFHAYWPAEQRDAHRRRYPFEESANALWPSVSALDAYLAQVRQLGYAVPPSSSRSWRMAAPVFGADGQLAGALGAYRSADIAPTDEAEQTCIDTITTSAAELTQSTEQT; encoded by the coding sequence TTGTCAAATGGCACTCTACAATCGCTCGACCGGGGTCTGCTCGTGCTTGAACTACTGTCGCAAGCGGAGAATGGCCTGTCGTTGCAGGAGTTATGTGACCGACTGACTATGAAGCCGCCGACGATGCACAACCTGCTGCGGACGCTGGCGACGCGGGGCTACGTGGACAAGACGCGTCGGCCGGTGCGTTATCGCCTCGGCTCGGGGCCGCAGGCGCTGGTGCAGCGGCAGTCGCGTCGCGGGCTGCTCAGGCGGGTGGAGGCGATGCTGCCGAGGCTCGTGCAGGCGCTGCCGATGGTCGACCAGGTGCAGTACGCCGAGGCGGTGGGTGGCGAAGTGCTCACCGTGCTTCGCGTGGACCGTGTGCAGCCGGAGCGGATGCAGCGGCCGCACAGCACGCTGTCAGCCTATGGCAGCGCGTCGGGGCTGGTGTTCCATGCCTACTGGCCGGCCGAGCAGCGCGACGCGCACCGTCGGCGGTATCCGTTTGAGGAGTCCGCCAACGCCTTGTGGCCGAGCGTGTCGGCGTTGGACGCGTACCTTGCGCAGGTGCGGCAGCTTGGCTACGCCGTGCCGCCGAGTTCGAGTCGGAGCTGGCGGATGGCGGCCCCGGTGTTCGGCGCGGACGGCCAGCTCGCCGGCGCGCTGGGCGCGTACCGCAGCGCCGACATCGCACCGACCGACGAAGCCGAGCAGACATGCATCGACACCATCACAACCAGCGCCGCCGAGTTGACTCAATCCACCGAACAAACCTGA